The following proteins come from a genomic window of Panicum hallii strain FIL2 chromosome 8, PHallii_v3.1, whole genome shotgun sequence:
- the LOC112902480 gene encoding bifunctional dihydrofolate reductase-thymidylate synthase isoform X3 translates to MLSKISSFRCSQSRPVAMATAPANGDSQSGPQRNYQVVVAATRDLGIGKDGILPWKLLGDLKFFKELTLSTSDPAKKNAVIMGRKTWESIPVKLRPLPGRLNVILTRSGSFDFATVENVVICGSMKSALELLASTPYCLSIEKVFVIGGGQVLREYLNGPACEAIHLTDIQSSIECDTFIPPIDFSVFQPWYSSFPMVESNIRHSFVTFVRVRKSLAETNDSNGKESTEVDSKNDKFETENFSFLPKMIFDRHEEYRYLNLVEDIIRSGAQKNDRTGTGTLSKFGCQMRFNLRKNFPLLTTKRVFWRGVVEELLWFISGSTNAKVLQGKGIHIWDGNASREYLDSVGLAHREEGDLGPVYGFQWRHFGAEYTDMHADYTGKGFDQLMDVIDKIKNNPDDRRIILSAWNPSDLKKMALPPCHMFAQFYVENGELSCQMYQRSADMGLGVPFNIASYSLLTYMIAQVCDLSPGDFVHVIGDAHVYRTHVRALEEQIQKMPKPFPILKINPSKKGIDSFVASDFKLVGYDPHQKIEMKMAI, encoded by the exons ATGCTCAGCAAAATAAGTTCTTTCCGCTGTAGTCAGTCCCGACCGGTAGCAATGGCTACAGCTCCAGCCAATGGTGATTCGCAGAGTGGCCCTCAGCGGAACTATCAGGTTGTTGTTGCTGCCACTCGTGACTTGGGCATTGGGAAGGATGGGATCTTGCCATGGAAGCTTCTTGGTGACCTTAAGTTCTTCAAGGAGCTTACGCTTTCAACATCTGACCCTGCCAAGAAGAATGCAGTTATAATGGGAAGGAAAACATGGGAGAGCATTCCTGTTAAGTTGAGGCCATTGCCTGGTCGTTTGAATGTCATACTTACTCGATCTGGTAGTTTTGATTTTGCAACAGTAGAAAATGTCGTTATCTGTGGAAGCATGAAGTCTGCCTTAGAACTGCTAGCATCAACTCCATATTGCTTATCAATTGAGAAAGTTTTTGTTATAGGGGGTGGGCAGGTACTGAG GGAGTATCTTAACGGGCCTGCATGTGAGGCCATCCATCTAACTGACATTCAGTCAAGCATTGAGTGTGACACTTTCATCCCCCCAATTGACTTTTCAGTGTTCCAACCATGGTATTCATCTTTCCCGATGGTAGAAAGCAACATTAGGCATTCTTTTGTGACCTTTGTTCGTGTTAGAAAATCACTGGCAGAAACTAATGATTCAAATGGAAAGGAATCAACTGAGGTTGATAGCAAGAACGACAAGTTTGAAACAGAGAATTTCTCTTTTCTCCCAAAGATGATATTTGATCGCCATGAGGAGTATCGTTATCTTAATCTTGTTGAAGATATTATAAGGTCTGGTGCTCAGAAAAATGACAGGACAGGAACAGGAACATTATCAAAATTTGGGTGTCAG ATGCGGTTCAACTTAAGGAAAAATTTTCCTCTGCTGACAACAAAG AGGGTATTTTGGCGTGGTGTCGTCGAAGAACTCCTGTGGTTCATCAGTGGTTCAACAAATGCAAAG GTTCTACAAGGGAAAGGTATTCATATCTGGGATGGCAATGCTTCAAGAGAATATCTTGACAG TGTTGGCTTGGCGCACAGGGAGGAAGGTGATCTAGGTCCAGTTTACGGATTTCAATGGCGACACTTTGGTGCTGA ATATACAGACATGCATGCTGACTACACTGGAAAAGGTTTTGATCAGCTAATGGATGTGATTGACAAGATCAAGAACAATCCTGATGATCGGCGAATAATTTTGTCGGCATGGAATCCTTCAGATCTGAAGAAGATGGCTCTTCCTCCTTGCCACATGTTCGCACAA TTTTATGTTGAGAATGGGGAGCTATCCTGCCAGATGTATCAACGCTCTGCAGACATGGGACTTGGTGTTCCATTCAACATTGCATCATATTCTCTCCTCACTTACATGATTGCTCAAGTTTGTG ATCTTTCTCCTGGGGATTTTGTCCATGTTATAGGGGATGCACATGTCTACAGAACTCATGTTCGAGCTTTGGAGGAGCAAATTCAGAAGATGCCTAAGCCATTTCCA ATTTTAAAAATAAATCCTTCAAAGAAGGGTATAGATTCTTTCGTGGCATCAGACTTCAAGCTGGTTGGCTATGATCCTCACCAGAAGATAGAGATGAAAATGGCTATATAA
- the LOC112902480 gene encoding bifunctional dihydrofolate reductase-thymidylate synthase isoform X1, protein MLVAKVLRAGPYISMFSRHACKIARFSSIGCSVVSQFKKPQFLDMLSKISSFRCSQSRPVAMATAPANGDSQSGPQRNYQVVVAATRDLGIGKDGILPWKLLGDLKFFKELTLSTSDPAKKNAVIMGRKTWESIPVKLRPLPGRLNVILTRSGSFDFATVENVVICGSMKSALELLASTPYCLSIEKVFVIGGGQVLREYLNGPACEAIHLTDIQSSIECDTFIPPIDFSVFQPWYSSFPMVESNIRHSFVTFVRVRKSLAETNDSNGKESTEVDSKNDKFETENFSFLPKMIFDRHEEYRYLNLVEDIIRSGAQKNDRTGTGTLSKFGCQMRFNLRKNFPLLTTKRVFWRGVVEELLWFISGSTNAKVLQGKGIHIWDGNASREYLDSVGLAHREEGDLGPVYGFQWRHFGAEYTDMHADYTGKGFDQLMDVIDKIKNNPDDRRIILSAWNPSDLKKMALPPCHMFAQFYVENGELSCQMYQRSADMGLGVPFNIASYSLLTYMIAQVCDLSPGDFVHVIGDAHVYRTHVRALEEQIQKMPKPFPILKINPSKKGIDSFVASDFKLVGYDPHQKIEMKMAI, encoded by the exons ATGCTAGTGGCAAAGGTGCTCAGGGCAGGACCATACATCTCTATGTTTTCTCGACATGCATGcaaa ATTGCGAGATTTTCCAGCATTGGTTGTTCAGTTGTTTCACAATTTAAAAAACCTCAATTTCTGGACATGCTCAGCAAAATAAGTTCTTTCCGCTGTAGTCAGTCCCGACCGGTAGCAATGGCTACAGCTCCAGCCAATGGTGATTCGCAGAGTGGCCCTCAGCGGAACTATCAGGTTGTTGTTGCTGCCACTCGTGACTTGGGCATTGGGAAGGATGGGATCTTGCCATGGAAGCTTCTTGGTGACCTTAAGTTCTTCAAGGAGCTTACGCTTTCAACATCTGACCCTGCCAAGAAGAATGCAGTTATAATGGGAAGGAAAACATGGGAGAGCATTCCTGTTAAGTTGAGGCCATTGCCTGGTCGTTTGAATGTCATACTTACTCGATCTGGTAGTTTTGATTTTGCAACAGTAGAAAATGTCGTTATCTGTGGAAGCATGAAGTCTGCCTTAGAACTGCTAGCATCAACTCCATATTGCTTATCAATTGAGAAAGTTTTTGTTATAGGGGGTGGGCAGGTACTGAG GGAGTATCTTAACGGGCCTGCATGTGAGGCCATCCATCTAACTGACATTCAGTCAAGCATTGAGTGTGACACTTTCATCCCCCCAATTGACTTTTCAGTGTTCCAACCATGGTATTCATCTTTCCCGATGGTAGAAAGCAACATTAGGCATTCTTTTGTGACCTTTGTTCGTGTTAGAAAATCACTGGCAGAAACTAATGATTCAAATGGAAAGGAATCAACTGAGGTTGATAGCAAGAACGACAAGTTTGAAACAGAGAATTTCTCTTTTCTCCCAAAGATGATATTTGATCGCCATGAGGAGTATCGTTATCTTAATCTTGTTGAAGATATTATAAGGTCTGGTGCTCAGAAAAATGACAGGACAGGAACAGGAACATTATCAAAATTTGGGTGTCAG ATGCGGTTCAACTTAAGGAAAAATTTTCCTCTGCTGACAACAAAG AGGGTATTTTGGCGTGGTGTCGTCGAAGAACTCCTGTGGTTCATCAGTGGTTCAACAAATGCAAAG GTTCTACAAGGGAAAGGTATTCATATCTGGGATGGCAATGCTTCAAGAGAATATCTTGACAG TGTTGGCTTGGCGCACAGGGAGGAAGGTGATCTAGGTCCAGTTTACGGATTTCAATGGCGACACTTTGGTGCTGA ATATACAGACATGCATGCTGACTACACTGGAAAAGGTTTTGATCAGCTAATGGATGTGATTGACAAGATCAAGAACAATCCTGATGATCGGCGAATAATTTTGTCGGCATGGAATCCTTCAGATCTGAAGAAGATGGCTCTTCCTCCTTGCCACATGTTCGCACAA TTTTATGTTGAGAATGGGGAGCTATCCTGCCAGATGTATCAACGCTCTGCAGACATGGGACTTGGTGTTCCATTCAACATTGCATCATATTCTCTCCTCACTTACATGATTGCTCAAGTTTGTG ATCTTTCTCCTGGGGATTTTGTCCATGTTATAGGGGATGCACATGTCTACAGAACTCATGTTCGAGCTTTGGAGGAGCAAATTCAGAAGATGCCTAAGCCATTTCCA ATTTTAAAAATAAATCCTTCAAAGAAGGGTATAGATTCTTTCGTGGCATCAGACTTCAAGCTGGTTGGCTATGATCCTCACCAGAAGATAGAGATGAAAATGGCTATATAA
- the LOC112902480 gene encoding bifunctional dihydrofolate reductase-thymidylate synthase isoform X2, which yields MLVAKIARFSSIGCSVVSQFKKPQFLDMLSKISSFRCSQSRPVAMATAPANGDSQSGPQRNYQVVVAATRDLGIGKDGILPWKLLGDLKFFKELTLSTSDPAKKNAVIMGRKTWESIPVKLRPLPGRLNVILTRSGSFDFATVENVVICGSMKSALELLASTPYCLSIEKVFVIGGGQVLREYLNGPACEAIHLTDIQSSIECDTFIPPIDFSVFQPWYSSFPMVESNIRHSFVTFVRVRKSLAETNDSNGKESTEVDSKNDKFETENFSFLPKMIFDRHEEYRYLNLVEDIIRSGAQKNDRTGTGTLSKFGCQMRFNLRKNFPLLTTKRVFWRGVVEELLWFISGSTNAKVLQGKGIHIWDGNASREYLDSVGLAHREEGDLGPVYGFQWRHFGAEYTDMHADYTGKGFDQLMDVIDKIKNNPDDRRIILSAWNPSDLKKMALPPCHMFAQFYVENGELSCQMYQRSADMGLGVPFNIASYSLLTYMIAQVCDLSPGDFVHVIGDAHVYRTHVRALEEQIQKMPKPFPILKINPSKKGIDSFVASDFKLVGYDPHQKIEMKMAI from the exons ATGCTAGTGGCAAAG ATTGCGAGATTTTCCAGCATTGGTTGTTCAGTTGTTTCACAATTTAAAAAACCTCAATTTCTGGACATGCTCAGCAAAATAAGTTCTTTCCGCTGTAGTCAGTCCCGACCGGTAGCAATGGCTACAGCTCCAGCCAATGGTGATTCGCAGAGTGGCCCTCAGCGGAACTATCAGGTTGTTGTTGCTGCCACTCGTGACTTGGGCATTGGGAAGGATGGGATCTTGCCATGGAAGCTTCTTGGTGACCTTAAGTTCTTCAAGGAGCTTACGCTTTCAACATCTGACCCTGCCAAGAAGAATGCAGTTATAATGGGAAGGAAAACATGGGAGAGCATTCCTGTTAAGTTGAGGCCATTGCCTGGTCGTTTGAATGTCATACTTACTCGATCTGGTAGTTTTGATTTTGCAACAGTAGAAAATGTCGTTATCTGTGGAAGCATGAAGTCTGCCTTAGAACTGCTAGCATCAACTCCATATTGCTTATCAATTGAGAAAGTTTTTGTTATAGGGGGTGGGCAGGTACTGAG GGAGTATCTTAACGGGCCTGCATGTGAGGCCATCCATCTAACTGACATTCAGTCAAGCATTGAGTGTGACACTTTCATCCCCCCAATTGACTTTTCAGTGTTCCAACCATGGTATTCATCTTTCCCGATGGTAGAAAGCAACATTAGGCATTCTTTTGTGACCTTTGTTCGTGTTAGAAAATCACTGGCAGAAACTAATGATTCAAATGGAAAGGAATCAACTGAGGTTGATAGCAAGAACGACAAGTTTGAAACAGAGAATTTCTCTTTTCTCCCAAAGATGATATTTGATCGCCATGAGGAGTATCGTTATCTTAATCTTGTTGAAGATATTATAAGGTCTGGTGCTCAGAAAAATGACAGGACAGGAACAGGAACATTATCAAAATTTGGGTGTCAG ATGCGGTTCAACTTAAGGAAAAATTTTCCTCTGCTGACAACAAAG AGGGTATTTTGGCGTGGTGTCGTCGAAGAACTCCTGTGGTTCATCAGTGGTTCAACAAATGCAAAG GTTCTACAAGGGAAAGGTATTCATATCTGGGATGGCAATGCTTCAAGAGAATATCTTGACAG TGTTGGCTTGGCGCACAGGGAGGAAGGTGATCTAGGTCCAGTTTACGGATTTCAATGGCGACACTTTGGTGCTGA ATATACAGACATGCATGCTGACTACACTGGAAAAGGTTTTGATCAGCTAATGGATGTGATTGACAAGATCAAGAACAATCCTGATGATCGGCGAATAATTTTGTCGGCATGGAATCCTTCAGATCTGAAGAAGATGGCTCTTCCTCCTTGCCACATGTTCGCACAA TTTTATGTTGAGAATGGGGAGCTATCCTGCCAGATGTATCAACGCTCTGCAGACATGGGACTTGGTGTTCCATTCAACATTGCATCATATTCTCTCCTCACTTACATGATTGCTCAAGTTTGTG ATCTTTCTCCTGGGGATTTTGTCCATGTTATAGGGGATGCACATGTCTACAGAACTCATGTTCGAGCTTTGGAGGAGCAAATTCAGAAGATGCCTAAGCCATTTCCA ATTTTAAAAATAAATCCTTCAAAGAAGGGTATAGATTCTTTCGTGGCATCAGACTTCAAGCTGGTTGGCTATGATCCTCACCAGAAGATAGAGATGAAAATGGCTATATAA
- the LOC112902480 gene encoding bifunctional dihydrofolate reductase-thymidylate synthase isoform X6 — MATAPANGDSQSGPQRNYQVVVAATRDLGIGKDGILPWKLLGDLKFFKELTLSTSDPAKKNAVIMGRKTWESIPVKLRPLPGRLNVILTRSGSFDFATVENVVICGSMKSALELLASTPYCLSIEKVFVIGGGQVLREYLNGPACEAIHLTDIQSSIECDTFIPPIDFSVFQPWYSSFPMVESNIRHSFVTFVRVRKSLAETNDSNGKESTEVDSKNDKFETENFSFLPKMIFDRHEEYRYLNLVEDIIRSGAQKNDRTGTGTLSKFGCQMRFNLRKNFPLLTTKRVFWRGVVEELLWFISGSTNAKVLQGKGIHIWDGNASREYLDSVGLAHREEGDLGPVYGFQWRHFGAEYTDMHADYTGKGFDQLMDVIDKIKNNPDDRRIILSAWNPSDLKKMALPPCHMFAQFYVENGELSCQMYQRSADMGLGVPFNIASYSLLTYMIAQVCDLSPGDFVHVIGDAHVYRTHVRALEEQIQKMPKPFPILKINPSKKGIDSFVASDFKLVGYDPHQKIEMKMAI, encoded by the exons ATGGCTACAGCTCCAGCCAATGGTGATTCGCAGAGTGGCCCTCAGCGGAACTATCAGGTTGTTGTTGCTGCCACTCGTGACTTGGGCATTGGGAAGGATGGGATCTTGCCATGGAAGCTTCTTGGTGACCTTAAGTTCTTCAAGGAGCTTACGCTTTCAACATCTGACCCTGCCAAGAAGAATGCAGTTATAATGGGAAGGAAAACATGGGAGAGCATTCCTGTTAAGTTGAGGCCATTGCCTGGTCGTTTGAATGTCATACTTACTCGATCTGGTAGTTTTGATTTTGCAACAGTAGAAAATGTCGTTATCTGTGGAAGCATGAAGTCTGCCTTAGAACTGCTAGCATCAACTCCATATTGCTTATCAATTGAGAAAGTTTTTGTTATAGGGGGTGGGCAGGTACTGAG GGAGTATCTTAACGGGCCTGCATGTGAGGCCATCCATCTAACTGACATTCAGTCAAGCATTGAGTGTGACACTTTCATCCCCCCAATTGACTTTTCAGTGTTCCAACCATGGTATTCATCTTTCCCGATGGTAGAAAGCAACATTAGGCATTCTTTTGTGACCTTTGTTCGTGTTAGAAAATCACTGGCAGAAACTAATGATTCAAATGGAAAGGAATCAACTGAGGTTGATAGCAAGAACGACAAGTTTGAAACAGAGAATTTCTCTTTTCTCCCAAAGATGATATTTGATCGCCATGAGGAGTATCGTTATCTTAATCTTGTTGAAGATATTATAAGGTCTGGTGCTCAGAAAAATGACAGGACAGGAACAGGAACATTATCAAAATTTGGGTGTCAG ATGCGGTTCAACTTAAGGAAAAATTTTCCTCTGCTGACAACAAAG AGGGTATTTTGGCGTGGTGTCGTCGAAGAACTCCTGTGGTTCATCAGTGGTTCAACAAATGCAAAG GTTCTACAAGGGAAAGGTATTCATATCTGGGATGGCAATGCTTCAAGAGAATATCTTGACAG TGTTGGCTTGGCGCACAGGGAGGAAGGTGATCTAGGTCCAGTTTACGGATTTCAATGGCGACACTTTGGTGCTGA ATATACAGACATGCATGCTGACTACACTGGAAAAGGTTTTGATCAGCTAATGGATGTGATTGACAAGATCAAGAACAATCCTGATGATCGGCGAATAATTTTGTCGGCATGGAATCCTTCAGATCTGAAGAAGATGGCTCTTCCTCCTTGCCACATGTTCGCACAA TTTTATGTTGAGAATGGGGAGCTATCCTGCCAGATGTATCAACGCTCTGCAGACATGGGACTTGGTGTTCCATTCAACATTGCATCATATTCTCTCCTCACTTACATGATTGCTCAAGTTTGTG ATCTTTCTCCTGGGGATTTTGTCCATGTTATAGGGGATGCACATGTCTACAGAACTCATGTTCGAGCTTTGGAGGAGCAAATTCAGAAGATGCCTAAGCCATTTCCA ATTTTAAAAATAAATCCTTCAAAGAAGGGTATAGATTCTTTCGTGGCATCAGACTTCAAGCTGGTTGGCTATGATCCTCACCAGAAGATAGAGATGAAAATGGCTATATAA
- the LOC112902480 gene encoding bifunctional dihydrofolate reductase-thymidylate synthase isoform X5, whose product MLVAKSRPVAMATAPANGDSQSGPQRNYQVVVAATRDLGIGKDGILPWKLLGDLKFFKELTLSTSDPAKKNAVIMGRKTWESIPVKLRPLPGRLNVILTRSGSFDFATVENVVICGSMKSALELLASTPYCLSIEKVFVIGGGQVLREYLNGPACEAIHLTDIQSSIECDTFIPPIDFSVFQPWYSSFPMVESNIRHSFVTFVRVRKSLAETNDSNGKESTEVDSKNDKFETENFSFLPKMIFDRHEEYRYLNLVEDIIRSGAQKNDRTGTGTLSKFGCQMRFNLRKNFPLLTTKRVFWRGVVEELLWFISGSTNAKVLQGKGIHIWDGNASREYLDSVGLAHREEGDLGPVYGFQWRHFGAEYTDMHADYTGKGFDQLMDVIDKIKNNPDDRRIILSAWNPSDLKKMALPPCHMFAQFYVENGELSCQMYQRSADMGLGVPFNIASYSLLTYMIAQVCDLSPGDFVHVIGDAHVYRTHVRALEEQIQKMPKPFPILKINPSKKGIDSFVASDFKLVGYDPHQKIEMKMAI is encoded by the exons ATGCTAGTGGCAAAG TCCCGACCGGTAGCAATGGCTACAGCTCCAGCCAATGGTGATTCGCAGAGTGGCCCTCAGCGGAACTATCAGGTTGTTGTTGCTGCCACTCGTGACTTGGGCATTGGGAAGGATGGGATCTTGCCATGGAAGCTTCTTGGTGACCTTAAGTTCTTCAAGGAGCTTACGCTTTCAACATCTGACCCTGCCAAGAAGAATGCAGTTATAATGGGAAGGAAAACATGGGAGAGCATTCCTGTTAAGTTGAGGCCATTGCCTGGTCGTTTGAATGTCATACTTACTCGATCTGGTAGTTTTGATTTTGCAACAGTAGAAAATGTCGTTATCTGTGGAAGCATGAAGTCTGCCTTAGAACTGCTAGCATCAACTCCATATTGCTTATCAATTGAGAAAGTTTTTGTTATAGGGGGTGGGCAGGTACTGAG GGAGTATCTTAACGGGCCTGCATGTGAGGCCATCCATCTAACTGACATTCAGTCAAGCATTGAGTGTGACACTTTCATCCCCCCAATTGACTTTTCAGTGTTCCAACCATGGTATTCATCTTTCCCGATGGTAGAAAGCAACATTAGGCATTCTTTTGTGACCTTTGTTCGTGTTAGAAAATCACTGGCAGAAACTAATGATTCAAATGGAAAGGAATCAACTGAGGTTGATAGCAAGAACGACAAGTTTGAAACAGAGAATTTCTCTTTTCTCCCAAAGATGATATTTGATCGCCATGAGGAGTATCGTTATCTTAATCTTGTTGAAGATATTATAAGGTCTGGTGCTCAGAAAAATGACAGGACAGGAACAGGAACATTATCAAAATTTGGGTGTCAG ATGCGGTTCAACTTAAGGAAAAATTTTCCTCTGCTGACAACAAAG AGGGTATTTTGGCGTGGTGTCGTCGAAGAACTCCTGTGGTTCATCAGTGGTTCAACAAATGCAAAG GTTCTACAAGGGAAAGGTATTCATATCTGGGATGGCAATGCTTCAAGAGAATATCTTGACAG TGTTGGCTTGGCGCACAGGGAGGAAGGTGATCTAGGTCCAGTTTACGGATTTCAATGGCGACACTTTGGTGCTGA ATATACAGACATGCATGCTGACTACACTGGAAAAGGTTTTGATCAGCTAATGGATGTGATTGACAAGATCAAGAACAATCCTGATGATCGGCGAATAATTTTGTCGGCATGGAATCCTTCAGATCTGAAGAAGATGGCTCTTCCTCCTTGCCACATGTTCGCACAA TTTTATGTTGAGAATGGGGAGCTATCCTGCCAGATGTATCAACGCTCTGCAGACATGGGACTTGGTGTTCCATTCAACATTGCATCATATTCTCTCCTCACTTACATGATTGCTCAAGTTTGTG ATCTTTCTCCTGGGGATTTTGTCCATGTTATAGGGGATGCACATGTCTACAGAACTCATGTTCGAGCTTTGGAGGAGCAAATTCAGAAGATGCCTAAGCCATTTCCA ATTTTAAAAATAAATCCTTCAAAGAAGGGTATAGATTCTTTCGTGGCATCAGACTTCAAGCTGGTTGGCTATGATCCTCACCAGAAGATAGAGATGAAAATGGCTATATAA
- the LOC112902480 gene encoding bifunctional dihydrofolate reductase-thymidylate synthase isoform X4: MHANQSRPVAMATAPANGDSQSGPQRNYQVVVAATRDLGIGKDGILPWKLLGDLKFFKELTLSTSDPAKKNAVIMGRKTWESIPVKLRPLPGRLNVILTRSGSFDFATVENVVICGSMKSALELLASTPYCLSIEKVFVIGGGQVLREYLNGPACEAIHLTDIQSSIECDTFIPPIDFSVFQPWYSSFPMVESNIRHSFVTFVRVRKSLAETNDSNGKESTEVDSKNDKFETENFSFLPKMIFDRHEEYRYLNLVEDIIRSGAQKNDRTGTGTLSKFGCQMRFNLRKNFPLLTTKRVFWRGVVEELLWFISGSTNAKVLQGKGIHIWDGNASREYLDSVGLAHREEGDLGPVYGFQWRHFGAEYTDMHADYTGKGFDQLMDVIDKIKNNPDDRRIILSAWNPSDLKKMALPPCHMFAQFYVENGELSCQMYQRSADMGLGVPFNIASYSLLTYMIAQVCDLSPGDFVHVIGDAHVYRTHVRALEEQIQKMPKPFPILKINPSKKGIDSFVASDFKLVGYDPHQKIEMKMAI; this comes from the exons ATGCATGcaaa TCAGTCCCGACCGGTAGCAATGGCTACAGCTCCAGCCAATGGTGATTCGCAGAGTGGCCCTCAGCGGAACTATCAGGTTGTTGTTGCTGCCACTCGTGACTTGGGCATTGGGAAGGATGGGATCTTGCCATGGAAGCTTCTTGGTGACCTTAAGTTCTTCAAGGAGCTTACGCTTTCAACATCTGACCCTGCCAAGAAGAATGCAGTTATAATGGGAAGGAAAACATGGGAGAGCATTCCTGTTAAGTTGAGGCCATTGCCTGGTCGTTTGAATGTCATACTTACTCGATCTGGTAGTTTTGATTTTGCAACAGTAGAAAATGTCGTTATCTGTGGAAGCATGAAGTCTGCCTTAGAACTGCTAGCATCAACTCCATATTGCTTATCAATTGAGAAAGTTTTTGTTATAGGGGGTGGGCAGGTACTGAG GGAGTATCTTAACGGGCCTGCATGTGAGGCCATCCATCTAACTGACATTCAGTCAAGCATTGAGTGTGACACTTTCATCCCCCCAATTGACTTTTCAGTGTTCCAACCATGGTATTCATCTTTCCCGATGGTAGAAAGCAACATTAGGCATTCTTTTGTGACCTTTGTTCGTGTTAGAAAATCACTGGCAGAAACTAATGATTCAAATGGAAAGGAATCAACTGAGGTTGATAGCAAGAACGACAAGTTTGAAACAGAGAATTTCTCTTTTCTCCCAAAGATGATATTTGATCGCCATGAGGAGTATCGTTATCTTAATCTTGTTGAAGATATTATAAGGTCTGGTGCTCAGAAAAATGACAGGACAGGAACAGGAACATTATCAAAATTTGGGTGTCAG ATGCGGTTCAACTTAAGGAAAAATTTTCCTCTGCTGACAACAAAG AGGGTATTTTGGCGTGGTGTCGTCGAAGAACTCCTGTGGTTCATCAGTGGTTCAACAAATGCAAAG GTTCTACAAGGGAAAGGTATTCATATCTGGGATGGCAATGCTTCAAGAGAATATCTTGACAG TGTTGGCTTGGCGCACAGGGAGGAAGGTGATCTAGGTCCAGTTTACGGATTTCAATGGCGACACTTTGGTGCTGA ATATACAGACATGCATGCTGACTACACTGGAAAAGGTTTTGATCAGCTAATGGATGTGATTGACAAGATCAAGAACAATCCTGATGATCGGCGAATAATTTTGTCGGCATGGAATCCTTCAGATCTGAAGAAGATGGCTCTTCCTCCTTGCCACATGTTCGCACAA TTTTATGTTGAGAATGGGGAGCTATCCTGCCAGATGTATCAACGCTCTGCAGACATGGGACTTGGTGTTCCATTCAACATTGCATCATATTCTCTCCTCACTTACATGATTGCTCAAGTTTGTG ATCTTTCTCCTGGGGATTTTGTCCATGTTATAGGGGATGCACATGTCTACAGAACTCATGTTCGAGCTTTGGAGGAGCAAATTCAGAAGATGCCTAAGCCATTTCCA ATTTTAAAAATAAATCCTTCAAAGAAGGGTATAGATTCTTTCGTGGCATCAGACTTCAAGCTGGTTGGCTATGATCCTCACCAGAAGATAGAGATGAAAATGGCTATATAA